A section of the Triticum dicoccoides isolate Atlit2015 ecotype Zavitan chromosome 7A, WEW_v2.0, whole genome shotgun sequence genome encodes:
- the LOC119329888 gene encoding protein ENHANCED DISEASE RESISTANCE 2-like isoform X1 has protein sequence MPPTTPQRRKQDESGGGDWREEAVSAGSLRQVDLDRGANGWAAPPGDLFQLRARGYFSGGGGKRGKSAASPDWLLRPAGVDWLRSHARLDHLLARDDVPVAAAFRRARLRKDPNAHFLLAVNLQVPGRPDAYSSVFYFAAEAPIPPDSLLGRFVYGDDAYRNARFKIVNRIVKGPWLVRATVGNYGACLLGRALTCRYHRGDDYLEIDVDIGSSAIATAILHLALGAVTSVTIDMGFLVESQSEEELPEKLFGAVRIAQMEMGSAKYVETASDEPETAGKAAPGFRVGSARVANDSRHQERTSGKASRSMSCQERLGGGEGSNYS, from the exons ATGCCCCCCACGACGCCCCAGCGCCGGAAGCAGGACGAATCGGGCGGCGGCGACTGGCGCGAGGAGGCCGTGTCCGCCGGCTCGCTGCGCCAGGTGGACCTCGACAGGGGCGCCAACGGCTGGGCCGCGCCGCCGGGGGACCTCTTCCAGCTGCGCGCGCGCGGCTacttctccggcggcggcggcaagcgcgGCAAGTCGGCCGCGTCGCCGGACTGGCTCCTCCGCCCCGCCGGCGTCGACTGGCTCCGCTCCCACGCGCGCCTCGACCACCTGCTCGCCCGCGACgacgtccccgtcgccgccgccttccGCCGCGCGCGCCTCCGCAAGGACCCCAACGCCCACTTCCTCCTCGCCGTCAATCTCCAG GTCCCCGGCCGGCCGGACGCCTACAGCTCGGTCTTCTACTTCGCGGCGGAGGCGCCCATCCCGCCGGACTCCCTGCTCGGGCGCTTCGTCTACGGCGACGACGCCTACCGCAACGCCCGCTTCAAGATCGTCAACCGCATCGTCAAGGGCCCCTGGCTCGTCCGCGCCACCGTCGGCAACTACGGGGCGTGCCTCCTGGGCCGCGCGCTCACGTGCCGCTACCACAGGGGCGACGACTACCTCGAGATCGACGTGGACATCGGCAGCTCGGCGATCGCCACTGCCATCCTGCATCTGGCGCTGGGCGCGGTCACCTCGGTGACCATCGACATGGGCTTCCTTGTCGAGTCCCAGTCCGAGGAGGAGCTGCCCGAAAAGCTCTTCGGCGCGGTGCGCATCGCGCAGATGGAGATGGGTTCGGCCAAGTACGTGGAGACGGCGTCTGATGAGCCCGAGACCGCCGGCAAGGCAGCGCCGGGGTTCAGGGTTGGCTCGGCGAGGGTGGCCAACGATAGCCGCCACCAGGAACGCACCAGCGGCAAGGCCAGCAGGTCGATGAGCTGCCAGGAACGCCTGGGCGGAGGTGAGGGCTCAAATTACTCCTGA
- the LOC119329888 gene encoding protein ENHANCED DISEASE RESISTANCE 2-like isoform X2, which yields MPPTTPQRRKQDESGGGDWREEAVSAGSLRQVDLDRGANGWAAPPGDLFQLRARGYFSGGGGKRGKSAASPDWLLRPAGVDWLRSHARLDHLLARDDVPVAAAFRRARLRKDPNAHFLLAVNLQVPGRPDAYSSVFYFAAEAPIPPDSLLGRFVYGDDAYRNARFKIVNRIVKGPWLVRATVGNYGACLLGRALTCRYHRGDDYLEIDVDIGSSAIATAILHLALGAVTSVTIDMGFLVESQSEEELPEKLFGAVRIAQMEMGSAKYVETASDEPETAGKAAPGFRVGSARVANDSRHQERTSGKASRSMSCQERLGGGK from the exons ATGCCCCCCACGACGCCCCAGCGCCGGAAGCAGGACGAATCGGGCGGCGGCGACTGGCGCGAGGAGGCCGTGTCCGCCGGCTCGCTGCGCCAGGTGGACCTCGACAGGGGCGCCAACGGCTGGGCCGCGCCGCCGGGGGACCTCTTCCAGCTGCGCGCGCGCGGCTacttctccggcggcggcggcaagcgcgGCAAGTCGGCCGCGTCGCCGGACTGGCTCCTCCGCCCCGCCGGCGTCGACTGGCTCCGCTCCCACGCGCGCCTCGACCACCTGCTCGCCCGCGACgacgtccccgtcgccgccgccttccGCCGCGCGCGCCTCCGCAAGGACCCCAACGCCCACTTCCTCCTCGCCGTCAATCTCCAG GTCCCCGGCCGGCCGGACGCCTACAGCTCGGTCTTCTACTTCGCGGCGGAGGCGCCCATCCCGCCGGACTCCCTGCTCGGGCGCTTCGTCTACGGCGACGACGCCTACCGCAACGCCCGCTTCAAGATCGTCAACCGCATCGTCAAGGGCCCCTGGCTCGTCCGCGCCACCGTCGGCAACTACGGGGCGTGCCTCCTGGGCCGCGCGCTCACGTGCCGCTACCACAGGGGCGACGACTACCTCGAGATCGACGTGGACATCGGCAGCTCGGCGATCGCCACTGCCATCCTGCATCTGGCGCTGGGCGCGGTCACCTCGGTGACCATCGACATGGGCTTCCTTGTCGAGTCCCAGTCCGAGGAGGAGCTGCCCGAAAAGCTCTTCGGCGCGGTGCGCATCGCGCAGATGGAGATGGGTTCGGCCAAGTACGTGGAGACGGCGTCTGATGAGCCCGAGACCGCCGGCAAGGCAGCGCCGGGGTTCAGGGTTGGCTCGGCGAGGGTGGCCAACGATAGCCGCCACCAGGAACGCACCAGCGGCAAGGCCAGCAGGTCGATGAGCTGCCAGGAACGCCTGGGCGGAG GAAAATAG